The Lentimicrobiaceae bacterium genome includes the window GTTCCGCAGGCGGGAAATAACAAAAAGTTGTTAGAGCTTTCGGAACGAAATGCAATTATGTACAAACTTGAAAGGCACAAGCAAACAGAAAGAGTTGACCCCAATAAACATACCGCCAGAATACTTAAACAGCTTCAACAAGATTTGCGTTTGCCTAATTTGCCTGTCAGAATTGAGTGTTTTGACAATTCAAATATTCAGGGTGCTTATCCGGTAGCTGCCATGTCGGTTTTTATCAACGGAAAGCCGGCTAAGGATCAGTATAGACATTTTCACATAAAAACTGTTAAAGGTGCCAACGATTTTGCATCTATGCAAGAAGTGATATATCGCAGATATAAGAGACTTTTAGACGAAAAATCGGATTTGCCGCAGCTTATCATTGTTGATGGTGGAAAAGGTCAGCTATCGTCGGCTATGGCAAGTTTGGAGAAATTAGATTTGCATAAAAAAATACCTATCATTAGTATTGCTGAGAAATTGGAAGAAATTTATTACCCCAACGATTCGCTACCAATGTACATTGATAAAAAATCGGAAACACTTAAAATAATTCAGCATCTGAGAGATGAAGCTCACAGGTTTGGAGTGAGTTTTCATCGCAATTTGAGAGAGAAAGGCACTATTAAAACGGAACTAACTCAAATAAAAGGAATAGGCGAAACCTCAGCGAAAAATTTGCTCAAACATTTCGGTTCGGTAGAAGGTGTAAAAAAAGCAACGCAAGAGCAATTAGCAGAAGTTGTTGGAGCGCATAGAGCTGAGTTGGTTTGTAGTTATTTTAGGAGTGGCTCTTAGCCTTCGGCGTTACGGGTTGCGTGGTGCGGGTTGCGGGTTAATAGTTGTGAAATTGATACATCACTCGCATGATTTCGCAAAGCGTATGTTAAATTTAGTTTTATTTACTATAAAACAGCTCAACAAAATTGCTGATTACCACATGCTTTACGATGCTAGCCAACAATGAAAAAAGAGCCGCCTTGTATTAAGACAGCTCTTTTGTTGATATTTACCTAAATAATAATTATATCAAAACATTAAAATACATTTACTATTAAAAAGTAACACCTATTTTAACATTAAGATATGGACTTACTCTAAATTTATTATCTTTATCATAAAAATCGTAGTAAAACAAACCCCCTACATCAGCTCCATAGAAAAAAACATTTGAAATAGGTCTTCTAAGACCCCATTTTGGTAGTATTCCAATATTGAGTGATTTATCATCTTTTGACATTTGACTATAAGTAGCTATAAAGGAAGTACTAATATAATTAGCCGAATTTAACATCGTTTTTTTATTCTTTAAATTCCTTTTATCTATATTATAATAGTAGCGTGGCTCAATGTTCACGTAGGGTGTAACGTGAAAATTTACTTCGTTATTTTTTAAGTAACCGATAGAAGCACCTAACTCATAAATTAAGGTAGATTTTTGTTTCATTTTCATTTCATAAGCATATGATAAACCGAGTGGAGAAATCCTGAAAGTATTATAACTTTCGGTACTTTGAGCACTAATATTTCTGCTCAACAAAATCAATAGAAATGAAGTAAGTACAATCCTTATTTTGAATCCATTTTTCATAGTAACAAAATTTAAAGTTAATAATTTATTTATAGTTTTTTTATAATTATTTGCTACAAGGTGTTTCAGTATAACAAGTACCTAAATACAATGAACACAATTAAATTGCATTATTAATTTTCATCAAAATTAATATTAATTTAATATTGAAAACAAGAAAGCTTTGTTTTGACATAATTTAACGTTTTGAAACCATCGCTCGCGTGATTTTACAGAACGTGTTTAAATATTTTGCTTTAATATTTTCTATCTTTATTTATGTTCTTTTGTCTTGACACAAAAGAACCAAAAAGTCAAGGCTGACATTTCTTTTTTAGAAAATGACTTTTCTTATTGTTATTTCTTCTCACGAAAGATTATTGATTATATAATAAGCGAAGTTAATTTATTGCAAAAACAGCTTAACAAAGTCGCTGAAACTCTCCCGAAACTTCGGGACAAAACTCGGAACTCGAAACTCCCCCGCACCACGCAACCCGTAACCCGCAACGCTAACTACATCACTATTTGCCTAAACAAGTTCTTCATACTAACTTTCTTGTCGATAATTTCGGGTAATTCGTCAATACTAACTCGTTCTTGCTGCATAGTGTCTCTATCGCGAATGGTAACTTTATTATCGTCAATAGTTTGATGGTCGATAGTTACGCAATAGGGTGTTCCGATGGCATCTTGTCGGCGATAGCGTTTACCTATGGAATCTTTTTCGTCGTAATCGGTTTTAAAGTCGAATTTGAGCAAATTAACAACTTTTTCGGCTATTTCGGGTAATCCGTCTTTTCTGACAAGTGGAAGAACAGCTACTTTGTTAGGAGCCAATGCAGGCGGAATTTTAAGCACAACTCTCATTTCTCCGTCAACTTCTTCTTCGGTATATGCTGCCGACATAATGGCTAAGAAAGTTCTGTCCAAACCAATTGATGTTTCAACAACGTACGGTACGTACGATTGGTTAATCTCTGAGTCAAAATATTTAATGTTTTTCCCAGAATATTTTTCATGACTTGCAAGGTCAAAGTCGGTGCGTGAATGAATACCTTCAACTTCTTTAAAACCGAAAGGCATTCTGTACTCAATATCAGTTGCAGCATTGGCGTAGTGTGCCAATTTTTCGTGGTCGTGGTAACGATAGTTTTCGTCACCAAATCCTAGTGCTTTGTGCCAACGCATTCTGAACTCTTTCCAATATTCAAACCACTTCATTTCCTCGCCGGGTCTGACAAAGAATTGCATTTCCATTTGTTCAAACTCCCTCATACGGAAAATAAACTGTCTGGCAACAATTTCATTCCTGAAAGCCTTACCAATTTGAGCAATACCGAAAGGTATTCTCATACGACCGGTTTTCTGTACATTCAGATAATTTACAAAAATTCCTTGTGCAGTTTCGGGTCTCAAATACACTTTGGTTGTGCCTTCAGCCGTAGAACCCATATCGGTGCTGAACATAAGATTAAATTGTCTGACATCTGTCCAATTCCTCGAACCGCTAACAGGACAAACAATTTCGTAATCAACGATTATTTGCTTCAACTCGTCAAGGTCATTCTCTTCAAGAGCTTTAACCATACGGCTGTTAATCTCATCTATCTTATTCTGATTATCAATAACTCGCTGATTGGTTTGCCTGAACATTTTTTCGTCGAAGCTGTCGCCAAAACGTTTGGCAGCTTTTACTACTTCTTTATCGATTTTATCGTTAATTTTATCGATAAGGTCTTCTATCAAAACATCGGCACGGTATCTTTTCTTGCTGTCTTTGTTGTCAATCATCGGGTCGTTAAAAGCATCGACGTGTCCCGACGCCTTCCATGTAGTTGGATGCATAAATATTGCAGCATCAATACCTACAACGTTTTCGTTTAGCAGCACCATGCTGTCCCACCAATATTTTTTTATGTTGTTTTTCAGCTCAACACCGTTTTGTCCGTAGTCGTACACGGCACTTAAACCATCATATATTTCGCTCGACTGAAATACA containing:
- a CDS encoding glycine--tRNA ligase, whose translation is MLPNEDTFRKIISHCKEYGFVFQSSEIYDGLSAVYDYGQNGVELKNNIKKYWWDSMVLLNENVVGIDAAIFMHPTTWKASGHVDAFNDPMIDNKDSKKRYRADVLIEDLIDKINDKIDKEVVKAAKRFGDSFDEKMFRQTNQRVIDNQNKIDEINSRMVKALEENDLDELKQIIVDYEIVCPVSGSRNWTDVRQFNLMFSTDMGSTAEGTTKVYLRPETAQGIFVNYLNVQKTGRMRIPFGIAQIGKAFRNEIVARQFIFRMREFEQMEMQFFVRPGEEMKWFEYWKEFRMRWHKALGFGDENYRYHDHEKLAHYANAATDIEYRMPFGFKEVEGIHSRTDFDLASHEKYSGKNIKYFDSEINQSYVPYVVETSIGLDRTFLAIMSAAYTEEEVDGEMRVVLKIPPALAPNKVAVLPLVRKDGLPEIAEKVVNLLKFDFKTDYDEKDSIGKRYRRQDAIGTPYCVTIDHQTIDDNKVTIRDRDTMQQERVSIDELPEIIDKKVSMKNLFRQIVM